The Corynebacterium mycetoides genome includes the window AGCGTCGATGGTCTTCTCGAAGTCCTCGGCGGTGGTGTAGAGGTTCGCGCCGGCCTTCGCCTCGACGCCGTCCTCCTCGCCGCCGACGACGCCGATCTCCACCTCGAGGATGATGTTCGCCGCGCGGGCCTTCTCCAGCAGCTCCTTGGCAATCTCCAGGTTCTCATCGATCGGGATGGCGGAGCCGTCCCACATGTGCGATTGGAACAGCGGCAGCTCGCCGCGGTCGACGCGCTCCCGGGAGATGGCGATGAGCGGGCGGACGTACTCGTCGAGCACCTCCTTCTGGCAGTGGTCGGTGTGCAGCGCGATGTTGACGTCGTAATGCTTGGCAACCTCGTGCGCGAAGGCGGCCAGCGCGGTGGCGCCGGCAACCTTGTTTTTCACGCCCAAGCCGGAGCCGAACTCCGCGCCGCCGGTGGAGAACTGGATGATGCCGTCGGACTCGGCCTCGGCGAAACCCTTGATGGCGGCGTTGATGGTCTCGGACGAGGTGCAGTTGATGGCCGGGAAGGCGAAGCCGTTCGCCTTCGCCCGGTCGAACATCTCGTTATAGACCTCGGGGGTTGCGATGGGCATGGATTAAACCTCCAGGATGCGTTGAACGTGTTCGACCCCAGTATGCCTGTTTTACCCCGCCCCTGCAGCCGAAATGCGCGCCGCGGCCTCGAGCAGCATCCAGCCGGAGAGCTGGACGGAGAGGTCTCGTTCGTCGATACGCACGAGCCCCACGGCCTCGGTGATCGACGCCGGTCCCAGCCCGTAGTTGTGCGGCAGGCGCGCGTCCTCCGTCCACTCG containing:
- the fbaA gene encoding class II fructose-bisphosphate aldolase, whose translation is MPIATPEVYNEMFDRAKANGFAFPAINCTSSETINAAIKGFAEAESDGIIQFSTGGAEFGSGLGVKNKVAGATALAAFAHEVAKHYDVNIALHTDHCQKEVLDEYVRPLIAISRERVDRGELPLFQSHMWDGSAIPIDENLEIAKELLEKARAANIILEVEIGVVGGEEDGVEAKAGANLYTTAEDFEKTIDALTIGDHGRYLLAATFGNVHGVYKPGNVKLRPDVLDMGQKTAIAKLGLEEGSKPFDFVFHGGSGSEKEKIEEALSYGVVKMNVDTDTQYAFTRPIAGHMFSNYDGVLKVDGEVGNKKVYDPRSYMKKAEQSMSERVIEACEDLHSVGKSLSK